In one Prosthecochloris aestuarii DSM 271 genomic region, the following are encoded:
- a CDS encoding metallophosphoesterase family protein produces the protein MIEKTVKVAHFSDLHLSGRRDRSQIARLERLLEAIKAARYDHIVITGDIVDSAAPSDWKVLRDILVRQGLYSWDKVTVIPGNHDLINLEEELRVYNAINPDFAGRKRRLRRRLLEFCEVFSELITGNEPVTGFPFIKILQYEDLTLSLVMVNTVYPWMHLENPLGARGYVNPGELTALEGSDVASVLEGSFVIGVCHHAFRIYGTGFPIDQAFDWTMELINRKELINVMRRLDARVILHGHFHRFQTYSYGSLRIVNGGSFHYNPCRYSEMVIGADRSFSQRFVDISPEK, from the coding sequence TTGATTGAAAAAACTGTTAAAGTAGCCCATTTTTCCGATCTGCATCTGTCTGGCAGGCGGGACCGCTCACAAATTGCCCGGCTTGAGCGGTTGCTTGAGGCTATCAAGGCGGCTCGCTATGATCACATTGTGATCACCGGCGATATAGTCGATTCAGCGGCTCCTTCGGACTGGAAGGTGCTCCGTGATATTCTGGTACGCCAGGGCCTCTATTCATGGGACAAGGTGACCGTCATACCGGGTAATCACGATCTGATCAATCTTGAAGAGGAGTTGCGTGTCTATAATGCCATCAATCCTGATTTCGCAGGAAGAAAACGGCGTTTACGCCGCCGGCTTCTGGAGTTCTGCGAGGTGTTCAGCGAACTCATTACAGGCAATGAACCCGTAACGGGATTCCCGTTTATCAAGATTCTCCAGTACGAAGATCTTACTCTGTCTCTTGTCATGGTGAACACCGTCTATCCCTGGATGCATCTGGAAAATCCGCTTGGCGCGAGAGGCTATGTCAATCCCGGTGAGCTTACTGCTCTCGAGGGGAGTGATGTTGCTTCAGTTCTTGAAGGAAGCTTTGTTATCGGAGTCTGTCATCATGCCTTCAGGATCTACGGAACCGGTTTTCCGATCGACCAGGCCTTTGACTGGACGATGGAACTGATCAACCGTAAAGAGCTGATCAACGTTATGCGGCGTTTAGATGCCAGGGTCATACTGCATGGTCATTTTCATCGTTTCCAGACCTATTCGTATGGCTCTTTGAGGATTGTCAACGGAGGGAGTTTTCATTACAATCCCTGCCGTTACAGCGAGATGGTTATTGGAGCGGATCGTTCTTTTTCTCAGAGGTTTGTCGATATCTCTCCTGAAAAGTGA
- a CDS encoding TonB-dependent receptor plug domain-containing protein: MKSLFVSRKGISLAMAALLGWGGVGEVLAADVETATLDKIVVSATKTPHTLGDVPVAAEVITREELQERNVKTLQEALERIPSLKVHSTAGYNNRGLVSLQGLDPRHTLVLIDGQRVQGGHENAMDIQQVSIDMIERIEVVKGPASALYGSEAVGGVINIITRGASKTPEFSGSLGMGSRGTMVGTVSAGAGSEHIGGHVSYTYRESEGLDLTEGDDPPTYDDYYEHILQGALSFDLSDNTELSIRPYYSYQVATDTVPELSQERYGVNTLFKWEPDDLSNVTLRGSYFSYHNLTQEDPTDTDTILSNTEFEASYSRLLLNTHLVTAGYQYWLDDRDSESQGLFVDQETHSVYMQDEIDLSPVVLVLGGRLDMHENWGEEFNPRAALMYKATDKLTFRTSVGTAFKAPSLLKIYGFRHVPMIAVGNPDLKPETSVGYQAGVDYQFCEGVRIGVSGFRNDIEDLIKTEVNFPYMTFSNVEEAMTQGVELNLEGCLNDDISATLGYSYLDTENKLTGKELTQRPDHRLTAGIDVKLPSADTSLHFETFYTGERWNDDDNTEKLDDYWIFNASATKEIGEHAEVFVKVDNVFDKKDVKDEDYVIGREFFAGVRMNL; the protein is encoded by the coding sequence ATGAAGTCACTATTTGTAAGCCGCAAGGGTATATCGCTTGCGATGGCGGCACTGCTGGGGTGGGGAGGTGTTGGAGAGGTTTTGGCTGCCGATGTCGAAACCGCGACGCTCGATAAAATTGTTGTCAGTGCTACCAAGACACCGCATACCCTCGGAGATGTGCCGGTCGCAGCCGAGGTGATTACCCGCGAGGAGCTGCAGGAAAGAAATGTGAAGACCCTGCAGGAGGCTCTTGAGCGGATACCTTCGTTGAAGGTGCATTCAACTGCCGGCTATAACAACAGAGGGCTTGTCAGTTTGCAGGGTCTCGATCCTCGCCATACGCTTGTGTTGATTGACGGCCAGAGGGTTCAGGGCGGTCATGAAAATGCAATGGATATTCAGCAGGTTTCGATTGATATGATCGAGAGGATAGAGGTCGTAAAAGGACCTGCTTCTGCGCTGTATGGTAGTGAGGCTGTGGGTGGTGTGATCAATATTATCACCAGAGGTGCTTCGAAAACACCGGAATTTTCAGGCTCTCTCGGCATGGGTTCCCGGGGGACGATGGTCGGTACGGTCTCTGCCGGGGCTGGTTCTGAGCACATCGGTGGGCATGTAAGCTATACCTACCGTGAATCGGAGGGTCTCGATTTGACGGAGGGTGACGATCCGCCCACCTATGATGATTATTACGAGCATATTTTGCAGGGAGCCCTTTCGTTTGATCTGTCTGATAATACAGAGCTGAGCATCAGGCCCTATTATTCTTACCAGGTGGCAACAGATACGGTTCCGGAGCTGTCGCAGGAGCGTTATGGGGTCAATACACTTTTCAAGTGGGAACCCGATGACCTTTCCAATGTTACGTTGCGCGGGTCTTATTTCAGCTACCATAACTTGACACAAGAAGACCCCACCGATACCGATACTATTCTGTCGAATACGGAGTTCGAGGCAAGTTATTCAAGGCTGCTTCTGAACACGCATCTTGTTACCGCAGGCTACCAGTACTGGCTTGATGATCGTGACAGTGAATCACAGGGCCTGTTTGTCGATCAGGAGACTCATAGTGTGTATATGCAGGATGAAATCGATCTTTCACCGGTTGTCCTGGTTCTGGGCGGAAGGCTTGATATGCATGAGAATTGGGGTGAAGAGTTTAACCCGAGAGCTGCACTTATGTATAAGGCTACTGATAAGCTGACCTTCAGAACATCGGTCGGTACTGCGTTCAAGGCTCCGTCACTGTTGAAAATATACGGGTTTAGGCATGTTCCTATGATTGCAGTGGGTAATCCTGACCTGAAGCCTGAAACGTCTGTGGGGTATCAGGCAGGGGTTGATTATCAATTCTGTGAAGGAGTGCGTATTGGGGTGTCCGGGTTCCGAAATGATATTGAGGACCTGATCAAGACAGAGGTTAATTTTCCCTATATGACGTTTTCAAATGTTGAAGAGGCTATGACACAAGGGGTAGAGCTCAATCTGGAAGGTTGTCTTAATGATGATATTTCAGCTACGCTTGGGTATTCCTATCTTGATACGGAGAATAAGCTTACAGGAAAAGAGCTTACACAACGACCGGACCACAGGCTTACAGCCGGTATTGATGTAAAGCTCCCCTCAGCGGACACTAGCCTTCATTTCGAAACCTTTTACACTGGTGAGCGCTGGAATGATGACGACAATACTGAAAAACTCGATGACTACTGGATTTTCAACGCTTCTGCAACCAAAGAGATTGGTGAGCATGCAGAGGTGTTTGTGAAAGTAGATAATGTGTTTGACAAGAAAGATGTCAAGGATGAGGACTATGTTATCGGCAGGGAATTCTTTGCAGGAGTAAGAATGAACCTGTAA
- a CDS encoding ferritin, with product MLSKTLQKALNEQIQKEFYSSYLYLSMAAYTESMNLPGFAHWLKLQQKEEMGHAMQLYKYINERGGRVELLAIDQPTSEFKSPTALFEEVLKHEQSITESINKLYEKALKENDYATQVMLQSFISEQVEEEATASEILETLKMAGEKGQALLMLDRQLARRGMN from the coding sequence ATGCTCAGCAAAACACTGCAGAAAGCCCTCAACGAGCAGATACAGAAAGAGTTTTACTCTTCATACCTCTATCTCTCTATGGCAGCCTATACCGAATCAATGAACCTTCCCGGCTTTGCCCACTGGCTGAAACTGCAGCAGAAGGAAGAAATGGGGCACGCCATGCAACTCTACAAATACATCAATGAACGTGGTGGACGTGTGGAGCTTCTGGCTATCGATCAGCCAACATCGGAATTCAAATCACCGACAGCGCTCTTTGAGGAAGTACTCAAACACGAGCAGTCCATTACTGAATCGATCAACAAGCTCTATGAAAAAGCCTTGAAAGAAAACGACTATGCAACCCAGGTCATGCTTCAGTCGTTTATTTCCGAACAGGTGGAAGAAGAAGCAACCGCTTCGGAAATCCTCGAAACCCTGAAAATGGCCGGGGAAAAAGGTCAGGCACTGCTCATGCTCGACCGGCAGCTTGCTCGCCGCGGCATGAACTGA
- a CDS encoding MotA/TolQ/ExbB proton channel family protein has protein sequence MWDLLNTGGPMMYPLLLGSILVATFALERTIHFFRASSGTPAARQIHALIENGRIENALALAQQSPGPVAAVLEAGLAHAGKNRKELEEEVILVGNREIKRLNQHLDLIELISRTAPLVGILGTVLGMVTAFQNVADAGGSANPAILASGIWEALLTTAAGLSVAIPAMIVHHLLEEKTQSLSFSMKQYATEAIKHLGK, from the coding sequence ATGTGGGATCTCTTGAACACCGGAGGGCCGATGATGTACCCGCTTCTGCTCGGCTCAATTCTCGTCGCAACATTCGCTTTAGAACGAACGATTCATTTTTTCAGGGCCTCTTCCGGCACGCCTGCAGCTCGTCAAATACATGCATTAATCGAAAACGGCCGAATTGAAAATGCCCTGGCACTTGCCCAACAGTCCCCTGGACCTGTTGCAGCAGTACTTGAAGCAGGGTTGGCGCATGCCGGAAAAAACAGGAAAGAGCTTGAAGAAGAAGTGATTCTGGTCGGCAACAGAGAAATCAAAAGGCTCAACCAGCATCTTGACCTGATCGAACTCATCAGCCGCACCGCACCTCTTGTCGGCATCCTGGGAACAGTTCTCGGCATGGTCACCGCATTTCAAAACGTCGCCGATGCAGGAGGATCAGCCAATCCGGCGATCCTTGCCAGCGGCATATGGGAAGCCCTGCTGACAACTGCAGCCGGGCTTTCGGTAGCCATTCCAGCTATGATTGTACACCACCTCCTGGAGGAAAAAACCCAATCGCTATCCTTCAGCATGAAACAATACGCCACAGAAGCAATCAAACACCTCGGAAAGTGA
- a CDS encoding flavodoxin produces MKKIGLFYGSTTGNTETAATAIAAALGIGNVTLHDIAETPPETLSSYDNIILGTSTWGFGELQDDWQNALSEIENLDFTGKTVAFFGLGNQYSYSDVFQDAMGILYETVHKKGADIVGAWPTAGYEFDESRAVVNDNFIGLALDNDNQPDRTPQRIEQWAGQLKNLFQ; encoded by the coding sequence ATGAAAAAGATCGGCCTTTTCTACGGCTCAACAACCGGAAACACCGAAACTGCTGCCACAGCCATTGCAGCTGCTCTCGGCATTGGCAATGTGACACTGCACGACATTGCAGAAACTCCACCTGAAACATTGAGCTCCTATGACAATATCATCCTGGGAACATCAACATGGGGATTCGGAGAACTGCAGGACGACTGGCAAAATGCTCTATCAGAAATTGAAAACCTTGATTTTACAGGAAAAACCGTCGCATTTTTTGGTCTCGGCAACCAGTACAGCTACAGCGATGTCTTTCAGGATGCCATGGGGATCTTATATGAAACAGTGCATAAAAAAGGAGCTGACATTGTAGGAGCATGGCCGACAGCCGGATATGAATTTGACGAATCAAGGGCGGTAGTCAACGACAACTTTATCGGACTCGCCCTTGATAACGACAATCAGCCGGACCGCACGCCCCAACGAATCGAGCAGTGGGCCGGTCAACTTAAAAACCTTTTCCAATAA
- a CDS encoding PepSY-associated TM helix domain-containing protein, with product MRKINAILHRDLGYFFAALIIAYALSGIALNHIDDWNPDFIITKTTVDFEQSYERKTLNDDIIRQFSARAGEDSFRLYDFPSDRQVKIYYKDATLLVDIENGTGVYEKISRRPLFYQVNVLHRNSVDWWKWASDIFAVMLIIITVTGAIMVRGKNGFSGRGKWLATAGLVPPLVALVLQNMH from the coding sequence ATGAGAAAAATCAACGCTATTCTTCACCGTGATCTCGGCTATTTTTTTGCCGCATTGATCATCGCATACGCTCTGTCGGGGATAGCCCTGAACCATATCGACGACTGGAACCCTGATTTCATCATCACAAAAACAACTGTGGACTTCGAGCAGTCTTACGAACGAAAAACCTTGAACGATGACATAATCAGACAGTTTAGTGCCAGGGCCGGAGAAGATTCGTTCAGGCTATACGATTTTCCGTCGGACCGCCAGGTCAAGATATACTACAAAGATGCAACACTCCTTGTCGATATCGAAAACGGAACAGGCGTCTATGAAAAAATATCCCGAAGGCCGTTGTTCTACCAGGTCAATGTGCTGCACCGCAACAGCGTCGACTGGTGGAAATGGGCATCGGACATCTTTGCCGTGATGCTCATCATCATTACCGTAACCGGCGCCATCATGGTACGTGGCAAAAACGGGTTCTCCGGACGAGGCAAATGGCTTGCCACGGCGGGACTCGTTCCTCCCCTGGTAGCACTCGTCCTCCAAAACATGCACTAA
- a CDS encoding sirohydrochlorin chelatase — protein sequence MKRLISLLCLLAPIFLTTLTSCSGPDTTEKITDTNKKNQKTGVLLVSHGSHSETWRNTLFELENNVSQQILSTSPVDGIKSAFMEYTEPSIATRLKEFDKEGYSDVIIVPVLLTVSSHSFDDIPTIVGLKENPESAEMLKLEKIERYTPHARLHITPLLDFKEILQNNILRRVGELSKNPAEEGLAIIGYGSKPYEKEWSELFDAAAKHVASQTGIETYSVGWCGHIVSYAPDSTTAAVERVLAKEKKAIVIPALVAFDENFQIRIIGGGIEKVDNHKDRVLYKPDAILPDPGVEQWIVDISKEYAEIIKTQQK from the coding sequence ATGAAGCGACTCATCTCTTTATTGTGCCTTCTGGCACCGATATTCCTGACGACTCTCACGAGCTGTTCAGGCCCTGACACAACAGAGAAAATCACTGACACCAACAAAAAAAACCAGAAAACCGGCGTACTTCTCGTCAGTCATGGCTCACATTCCGAGACCTGGAGGAATACTCTTTTCGAGCTTGAAAACAATGTCAGCCAGCAAATCCTCTCGACAAGTCCGGTTGACGGCATTAAATCAGCGTTCATGGAATACACGGAACCCTCAATTGCCACGAGACTGAAGGAATTTGACAAAGAAGGGTATTCCGATGTCATCATCGTACCGGTTCTTCTCACGGTCAGCTCACACTCGTTCGACGATATCCCGACCATCGTAGGACTGAAAGAGAACCCGGAATCGGCTGAGATGCTCAAACTTGAAAAAATTGAGCGTTACACCCCTCATGCTCGCCTACATATCACTCCTTTGCTCGACTTCAAAGAGATCCTGCAGAACAATATCCTGAGAAGAGTAGGCGAACTCTCCAAAAACCCTGCAGAAGAAGGGCTTGCTATTATAGGCTACGGTTCCAAACCGTATGAAAAAGAGTGGAGTGAACTCTTTGATGCGGCGGCCAAACATGTCGCCTCGCAAACGGGTATCGAAACCTACAGCGTTGGTTGGTGTGGTCACATTGTCAGCTACGCTCCTGATTCGACGACTGCGGCAGTCGAGCGAGTCCTGGCAAAAGAAAAAAAAGCCATTGTCATCCCTGCGCTCGTAGCATTTGACGAAAACTTCCAGATTCGCATTATCGGAGGAGGAATTGAAAAAGTTGACAACCATAAGGACAGAGTGCTTTACAAGCCTGACGCAATCCTGCCCGATCCGGGAGTAGAACAATGGATTGTCGACATCAGCAAAGAGTACGCCGAAATCATCAAAACACAACAAAAGTAA
- a CDS encoding TonB-dependent receptor plug domain-containing protein, giving the protein MRKKNLIWLFSLPFSLSTLCAAEVPKHYVMDETVVTATLTETSLKSIPAAVEVIDREEVQESGAMTLHQVLTEAQSVNLEAVSGRQSTARLRGLNSSNTLVLIDGMRLPSGFQDKVDLAEIPAGWIEKIEIVRGPSSALYGSDAIGGVINIITRKPTGEPEAWLNTRYGSNTEGEAEATSFDAGISATSGDFGYAVSGSFSDKGRVDEDLTDGFTDADDKKVKAGAATLTWQLGKDAELVAGVTYADVEREGLRFKNKKEQEWMNGSERSTGRVEFRSALGEDSSILLRAYRSVYDWGVTLTPISTGNPEAHAVDQTTDQFEARWAGRVFGSHKVTTGIEYRTEDREEDGLRSEIENLGVFLQDEVSITGRLSAILGLRFDDHSSFGSVYSPRVSARYQLNDELRLRGTYAEGFRAPSAFELYTGSDYTKRRILRPNPDLDPETSRTWEVGADFENDLFLLSVTAFRNDVDNMISEVFSGQFEGTIPIHESCNIAEAMTQGVEVTARVSLGSGFSIHDELTVLDGENKTSGKALAYVPDVSNVLKLSYRDSAHGFSGNVRLVTLGGQYTDAESSVKADAYTLVNFSLSKSLTSHAKLYAGVDNIFDELVEDGYGNVYGPGSTGMFMYGGIGLNL; this is encoded by the coding sequence ATGAGGAAAAAAAATCTGATCTGGCTTTTCAGTCTTCCGTTCAGTCTGTCGACACTGTGTGCGGCAGAAGTACCAAAGCACTATGTAATGGATGAGACGGTCGTCACTGCGACGTTGACCGAGACCTCGTTGAAGAGCATTCCTGCAGCGGTGGAGGTGATTGACCGGGAGGAGGTGCAAGAGAGCGGTGCCATGACGTTGCATCAGGTGCTGACTGAGGCTCAGAGTGTCAATCTTGAGGCGGTGAGCGGTCGACAGAGTACCGCTCGTCTTCGTGGATTGAACAGCAGTAATACACTGGTCCTGATCGATGGGATGCGGCTTCCGTCAGGTTTTCAGGATAAGGTCGATCTTGCTGAAATACCAGCAGGGTGGATAGAAAAAATAGAAATTGTCAGAGGCCCTTCTTCAGCGCTCTACGGGAGTGATGCCATCGGAGGCGTGATCAACATTATTACCAGAAAACCTACCGGAGAACCCGAGGCCTGGTTGAACACCCGTTACGGATCAAATACGGAAGGGGAGGCTGAAGCAACTTCTTTTGATGCGGGTATCAGCGCGACAAGCGGGGACTTTGGATATGCCGTTTCCGGTTCGTTTAGCGACAAGGGACGGGTTGATGAGGACTTGACTGACGGCTTTACGGACGCTGACGATAAGAAGGTGAAAGCTGGTGCTGCAACGCTGACCTGGCAGTTGGGCAAAGATGCGGAGCTTGTCGCTGGCGTTACCTATGCCGATGTCGAACGGGAGGGACTTCGTTTCAAGAATAAAAAAGAGCAGGAGTGGATGAACGGCTCGGAGCGCTCTACAGGAAGGGTTGAGTTTCGCAGCGCTTTAGGTGAGGATTCGTCAATTCTTCTGCGGGCGTATCGCTCTGTCTACGACTGGGGCGTCACGCTGACACCGATCAGCACGGGTAATCCCGAAGCTCATGCTGTCGATCAGACGACTGATCAATTCGAGGCTCGCTGGGCGGGCAGGGTGTTCGGGAGTCATAAGGTGACGACGGGGATCGAGTACCGGACAGAAGACAGGGAGGAAGATGGTCTTCGTAGTGAAATAGAGAACCTGGGTGTTTTTTTACAGGATGAAGTTTCCATTACCGGGCGATTGAGCGCAATTCTCGGGTTGCGGTTTGATGACCATTCGAGTTTCGGATCGGTATATAGTCCCAGGGTAAGCGCCCGGTATCAGCTGAACGATGAGCTGCGGTTACGAGGGACCTATGCTGAAGGATTTCGTGCGCCGTCAGCCTTTGAGCTTTACACGGGGTCTGATTATACAAAGAGAAGAATTCTGAGGCCTAATCCTGATCTTGATCCTGAAACATCGCGTACATGGGAAGTTGGTGCCGATTTCGAGAATGATCTGTTTCTCCTGTCAGTGACCGCATTCAGGAATGATGTCGATAATATGATTAGCGAGGTGTTTAGCGGACAATTTGAGGGGACAATTCCTATACACGAGTCGTGCAATATTGCTGAAGCAATGACTCAGGGCGTCGAGGTGACCGCCAGAGTGTCTCTGGGGTCGGGTTTTTCGATTCATGATGAGCTGACTGTGCTCGATGGAGAGAATAAAACCAGCGGCAAAGCGCTTGCGTATGTGCCCGATGTTTCCAATGTGCTCAAACTGTCTTACCGTGATTCTGCTCATGGTTTTTCAGGAAATGTCAGGCTTGTGACCCTGGGGGGGCAGTATACCGATGCCGAGTCGTCCGTGAAGGCTGATGCTTATACCCTTGTCAATTTTTCTCTCTCCAAATCGCTCACGTCTCACGCCAAACTTTATGCTGGTGTCGACAATATTTTCGACGAATTGGTCGAGGATGGATATGGAAATGTTTACGGGCCGGGGAGTACAGGGATGTTTATGTATGGCGGGATCGGGCTGAATCTTTAA
- a CDS encoding energy transducer TonB gives MRSRIEHQKYYPRMAKRLSHEGVVHLKLVIAANGSIAELKLLMSSGYSSLDNAALEAVKKAAPFPDPQGYDRKDIALTIPLSYSLY, from the coding sequence ATCCGATCCCGTATTGAACACCAGAAATACTACCCAAGAATGGCAAAGAGGCTCAGTCATGAAGGGGTTGTTCATCTTAAACTCGTCATCGCAGCAAACGGCTCGATAGCCGAATTGAAGCTGCTGATGTCATCAGGATACAGCTCGCTTGATAACGCAGCTCTGGAGGCCGTAAAAAAAGCCGCACCCTTTCCCGATCCGCAAGGCTACGACCGCAAGGATATCGCACTCACCATCCCGTTGAGTTATTCTCTCTATTAG
- a CDS encoding sirohydrochlorin chelatase, with protein sequence MKTHQKPRTPLPAPHQLLICMLLLLSGCSAPQKNLPSEESTTKNIGILLLNHGSRSERWQKNLLDLEHNVADRILTIEGIDGVRTAFMEHATPSIADALESFDHEGYRHIVVIPVFLTIGTHMFDDIPTIIGMKDNPASIQHLKLEGIARYKPKAKTHLAPSLDFSGLLKSNALRRTTALSNNPENEGLVLVGYGSTHFDNQWSELFDEVGSYVCRKTGITEYTTAWCGHIAHYSSDSTTVAVNRILDTKERAIVIPLLVSQSEQFQIKIIGNGVSAVEGYSERVGYKPDAILPDPKLEEWVIETARNYAQSTAE encoded by the coding sequence ATGAAAACGCATCAGAAACCTCGAACACCGCTCCCTGCGCCCCACCAGCTGCTGATCTGCATGCTCCTCTTGCTCAGCGGGTGTAGCGCCCCACAAAAAAATCTTCCGTCAGAAGAAAGCACAACAAAAAACATCGGGATCCTGCTGCTCAACCATGGCTCAAGATCGGAGCGGTGGCAAAAGAATCTTCTCGACCTTGAACATAACGTAGCTGACAGAATACTGACAATCGAAGGCATCGATGGAGTCAGGACAGCCTTCATGGAACACGCCACGCCATCGATCGCCGATGCACTGGAATCGTTCGATCATGAAGGCTATCGCCATATCGTCGTCATTCCAGTCTTTCTGACCATCGGCACTCATATGTTCGACGACATCCCGACAATCATCGGCATGAAAGACAATCCGGCATCAATCCAACATTTGAAACTGGAAGGAATAGCTCGCTACAAACCAAAGGCCAAAACCCACCTGGCGCCGTCCCTCGACTTTTCCGGTCTCCTGAAAAGTAACGCCTTACGAAGAACGACAGCTCTCTCAAACAACCCGGAGAACGAAGGCCTGGTTCTTGTCGGGTATGGTTCGACCCACTTCGACAACCAATGGTCTGAACTGTTTGACGAGGTCGGATCATACGTATGCCGGAAAACGGGAATCACTGAGTACACCACGGCATGGTGCGGCCATATCGCCCATTACAGCTCCGACTCGACCACCGTTGCAGTCAACAGGATTCTCGACACCAAAGAACGGGCGATCGTCATCCCTCTGCTGGTATCACAGAGTGAACAGTTCCAAATAAAAATTATCGGTAACGGAGTGTCAGCCGTTGAAGGATACAGCGAACGTGTAGGCTACAAACCAGACGCCATCCTGCCCGACCCGAAACTCGAAGAATGGGTTATCGAAACGGCAAGGAACTACGCACAGAGCACCGCAGAATAA
- a CDS encoding c-type cytochrome, producing MHKPVDNLRVSGLLSGLCLMLLFSACSSSSDGDAQPAKVSRDIASRALDGKALYERHCRVCHSMAPPPAVAPPVRGVAFHYREAFDTREAAEAHMVDFIKRPDSKKAICDPEAIERFGLMPAMILPDDELRAVSAWFWDQYDPAMRDMHRQRSMGGRHGAVDIENGG from the coding sequence ATGCACAAACCAGTTGATAATCTGCGGGTTTCGGGTCTTCTATCCGGGCTATGCCTTATGCTTTTGTTCTCCGCATGCTCATCCTCCAGCGATGGGGATGCACAACCTGCAAAGGTGTCCCGGGATATTGCATCCAGAGCGCTTGATGGTAAAGCGCTTTATGAGCGGCATTGCCGGGTGTGTCATTCCATGGCCCCGCCACCCGCCGTAGCACCTCCTGTCAGGGGGGTCGCTTTTCACTATCGAGAGGCCTTCGATACGAGGGAGGCCGCCGAGGCGCATATGGTTGATTTTATAAAGCGTCCCGACTCAAAGAAAGCGATCTGTGATCCCGAGGCTATCGAACGCTTTGGGCTGATGCCTGCAATGATACTTCCTGATGATGAATTGAGGGCTGTTTCTGCCTGGTTCTGGGATCAGTACGATCCAGCCATGCGCGACATGCACCGGCAGAGAAGCATGGGGGGACGTCACGGTGCAGTCGATATAGAAAACGGTGGATAA
- a CDS encoding YezD family protein — protein MRQDACYGDILDDVISGLKKISFGEIIITIHDSRVVQVEHREKKRFSKQQKGDCAHRAQQKEESG, from the coding sequence ATGAGGCAGGATGCGTGTTATGGCGATATTCTTGATGACGTTATTTCGGGTCTGAAAAAGATCTCATTCGGTGAAATTATCATCACAATACATGATTCGAGAGTTGTGCAGGTGGAGCATCGTGAAAAAAAGCGTTTTTCAAAACAACAAAAGGGTGACTGTGCGCACAGAGCTCAACAAAAAGAAGAGAGTGGCTGA
- a CDS encoding ExbD/TolR family protein encodes MLEFDQPIKKRRWLDLAPMIDVIFLLLIFFMLTSIYAKPVIPVELPQAGSSQEQEKTSIDIVIDSSGSMAINGKSTSEEMFAQTLLGMTNNPETAFITLYADQNISFGRFLSIMDKTRLCGINNVSIATIRPGEHAQ; translated from the coding sequence ATGCTCGAATTCGACCAACCGATCAAAAAACGCAGATGGCTCGACCTGGCCCCCATGATTGATGTCATTTTCCTGCTCTTGATCTTTTTCATGCTGACCTCAATCTACGCCAAACCGGTCATACCGGTTGAGCTGCCGCAAGCCGGATCAAGCCAAGAACAGGAAAAAACAAGCATAGATATCGTCATCGACTCAAGCGGCTCAATGGCTATCAACGGAAAGAGCACATCCGAAGAGATGTTTGCACAAACGCTTCTCGGCATGACAAACAACCCGGAAACAGCGTTCATAACCCTCTACGCAGATCAAAACATCAGCTTCGGCCGATTCCTCTCCATTATGGACAAAACACGCTTATGCGGCATCAACAACGTGTCGATCGCTACCATCAGACCGGGGGAACATGCACAATAG